Proteins found in one Bartonella krasnovii genomic segment:
- a CDS encoding SMI1/KNR4 family protein produces the protein MKTYTLADVEQLIDKVNKYDDDIINFGTAEDAVSDVRIKEAEKTLGLQFTTSYKDFLKNYKGGEIGYEEIFSIYNASFEDHPAGDIVYKNLYHRKHGFATPEQLIVSRTDFGETFYFDYTQFRDGECPLYLKFPPSDPQYYASNFYEFLCKRIREYAGEVS, from the coding sequence ATGAAGACTTACACTTTAGCTGATGTTGAACAATTAATTGATAAAGTAAATAAATATGATGATGATATTATTAATTTTGGTACTGCAGAGGATGCAGTTAGTGATGTACGGATTAAAGAGGCAGAAAAAACTCTCGGTTTACAATTTACAACTTCTTATAAGGATTTTTTAAAAAATTATAAAGGAGGAGAAATTGGTTATGAGGAAATTTTTAGCATTTATAACGCAAGTTTTGAGGATCATCCTGCAGGCGATATTGTGTATAAAAACTTATATCATAGGAAACATGGTTTTGCGACACCAGAACAGCTTATTGTTAGCAGAACAGATTTTGGTGAAACCTTTTACTTTGATTATACTCAGTTTCGGGATGGTGAGTGTCCACTCTATCTTAAGTTTCCACCTAGCGATCCTCAGTATTATGCAAGTAATTTTTATGAATTTCTCTGTAAAAGAATTAGAGAGTACGCAGGGGAGGTGTCATGA
- a CDS encoding HNH/ENDO VII family nuclease, with amino-acid sequence MFDPNKRVKWRVNKKDVWGTNLDRIETGRAPIGHEGRPVELHHLNQTPDGPLAAMSYEFHKKYTSVIHNNPKTHQSLIDRKKFDKQREEFGKKHREDYREQKNSHLGGIIDMRWGIIGLDFNRWGQENQQ; translated from the coding sequence TTGTTTGATCCTAACAAAAGAGTCAAATGGAGAGTAAACAAAAAAGACGTGTGGGGCACTAATCTTGATAGAATAGAAACAGGAAGAGCACCTATAGGACATGAGGGCAGACCTGTTGAATTGCATCACCTAAATCAAACCCCTGATGGCCCCTTAGCAGCAATGAGCTATGAATTTCATAAAAAATATACTTCCGTGATTCATAATAATCCCAAAACACATCAATCGCTTATAGATAGAAAAAAGTTTGATAAGCAGAGAGAGGAATTTGGGAAAAAGCACCGTGAAGATTATAGAGAACAAAAAAACAGTCATTTAGGAGGAATAATCGATATGAGATGGGGTATCATAGGTCTAGATTTTAACAGATGGGGACAGGAGAATCAGCAGTAA
- a CDS encoding SMI1/KNR4 family protein: MKTYTLDDVAVLIDKVNKYDDNIINLGSEDDEENETDDLQIEKAEKALGLKFTSSYKVFLKKYGGGEIGGDEIFSIYGDCVGIPAGDIVYQNVLDRKHGFSTPEQLVVNRTDFGETFYFDYTQFRDDECPLYVMLPSEECEYYASNFYEFLCKRIIESVGAEIPEGDQPIEKPEIPPTPQPIPFYKRFWKKLWGK, encoded by the coding sequence ATGAAAACCTACACCTTAGATGATGTTGCAGTATTAATTGATAAAGTGAATAAGTATGATGATAATATTATTAATTTGGGTAGTGAAGATGATGAAGAGAATGAAACAGATGATCTACAGATTGAAAAAGCGGAGAAAGCTTTGGGTTTGAAATTTACATCGTCTTACAAAGTTTTTTTAAAGAAATATGGAGGAGGAGAAATTGGTGGTGATGAGATTTTTAGCATTTATGGAGATTGTGTAGGCATTCCTGCTGGTGATATTGTTTACCAAAACGTACTCGATAGAAAACATGGTTTTTCGACACCAGAACAGCTTGTAGTTAACAGAACAGATTTTGGTGAGACATTTTATTTTGATTATACACAGTTTCGGGATGATGAATGCCCACTCTATGTCATGCTTCCATCTGAAGAGTGCGAATATTACGCGAGTAATTTTTATGAATTCCTTTGTAAAAGAATTATAGAAAGCGTGGGAGCTGAGATACCTGAAGGTGATCAACCGATTGAAAAACCTGAGATCCCTCCCACTCCACAACCTATCCCTTTTTACAAGCGTTTTTGGAAAAAGTTATGGGGGAAATGA
- a CDS encoding DUF6990 domain-containing protein — protein sequence MQTKDVTEILKTLGWEPYRAEDGSMFAHYHLPDRIVGISYDIVDYGEDGEKFRLSANLTTAAYCLAWEYASGEVSQDKYEDTLFSAKEDLDVTASDLSESHVKESLNRVIAWAQAQDIEQKLREKAANHSAVAEALLGDIDALKSSKFTPQLHVPEFADYATMEWIERLILFAQTYKNGELDDILTRKKPKQRSISLTAASRILKTQGWFSTEPGKMWFSLPDRFIQFDFGFVHLYDQYNVHLEAEISNEEISVACKYIHYRGEYEYISPTDIYKSFNTLGGVSILDKGIDICVETLNEQELTKISERVIQWARAQDLQASIESKTLFQEYSYYPAVIWHLACLALTGKIEVLRSYQNSIVVGKIPEHLQNLDEELEEYVNHAVEFAEKHLKILNEREAAEAHLGPKALITFNKVAEQLKQMGWTVYRDKNYNHNAYFISKDRIINIMYSLQSDEEEPIVAFKASLSTLGFSTAHREIFYNMPQYIALKEAEEVYTVSSIELDEGKLKQICTDMLEWAEQQNVNQIIYDYAALSPDSELDLVARHLIALVLIGDIEKLKYYKENFRKGNPLGFVEEISKYRIDNLLTLARGYRTGFPKNAPILSLDPQITSVASQTAVVEATAEVEETDDKDAPLTMESATALLKSLGWSTEKIDEDDHIASYQLADREVDILYNDEIVKDCPQFDSAFLISTGILSAACKFIDPTHIEDIPDIQLNFEAKGLEIFEPEVTADRLTQALDDALEWAVSAIDLSERLRSDYGIAPWQQDAKSKADDTDYALLHLGALALLGDAETLQSYQQSFAVGDHLGFGKSIQQLHLERAIALAKEVSKVKQVSYTLIEQIAKDFTNH from the coding sequence ATGCAAACCAAAGACGTAACAGAGATTTTAAAAACGCTTGGCTGGGAACCTTATCGTGCTGAAGATGGTAGTATGTTTGCGCATTATCATCTTCCCGATCGCATTGTAGGCATTAGTTATGATATTGTAGATTATGGAGAGGATGGAGAAAAGTTTCGGCTATCGGCTAATCTTACCACTGCTGCTTATTGCCTTGCTTGGGAATATGCTAGTGGTGAAGTATCACAGGATAAGTATGAAGATACGCTGTTTTCTGCGAAAGAGGATTTAGATGTTACAGCTTCAGATCTTTCAGAAAGCCATGTTAAGGAATCTTTAAATAGGGTTATCGCTTGGGCGCAAGCACAAGATATTGAACAAAAATTACGTGAAAAAGCAGCTAATCACTCTGCTGTTGCAGAAGCATTACTTGGTGATATTGATGCTTTAAAAAGTTCTAAGTTCACACCGCAATTACATGTACCAGAATTTGCCGATTACGCAACCATGGAGTGGATTGAGCGCCTCATTCTTTTTGCACAGACCTATAAAAATGGGGAATTAGACGATATTCTAACGCGCAAAAAGCCCAAACAGCGCTCGATAAGCCTTACTGCAGCAAGCCGTATTCTTAAAACCCAAGGGTGGTTTTCTACGGAACCTGGAAAAATGTGGTTCTCTTTGCCAGATCGCTTTATTCAATTTGATTTTGGTTTTGTACATCTCTATGATCAGTACAATGTTCATCTCGAAGCTGAAATATCTAATGAAGAGATTTCTGTCGCTTGCAAATATATTCACTATAGGGGAGAATATGAGTATATATCTCCTACGGATATTTATAAGTCTTTTAATACACTTGGAGGGGTTAGTATTCTTGATAAAGGGATTGATATTTGTGTGGAGACATTGAATGAGCAAGAGTTGACAAAAATCTCTGAGCGGGTGATACAGTGGGCACGCGCCCAAGATTTACAAGCATCGATCGAAAGTAAAACGCTTTTTCAGGAATATAGCTATTATCCAGCTGTGATTTGGCATTTGGCTTGCTTAGCGTTGACAGGAAAGATCGAGGTACTGAGATCTTATCAAAATTCCATTGTGGTGGGTAAGATTCCTGAGCATTTGCAAAATCTTGATGAAGAACTGGAGGAGTATGTTAATCATGCCGTTGAATTTGCTGAAAAACATCTAAAAATTCTTAATGAGAGAGAAGCTGCTGAAGCGCATCTTGGTCCGAAAGCTTTGATTACTTTCAATAAAGTTGCTGAGCAATTAAAACAAATGGGTTGGACAGTTTATCGTGATAAAAACTACAATCACAATGCTTATTTTATCAGTAAAGACCGTATCATCAATATAATGTATAGCCTTCAAAGTGATGAAGAAGAGCCAATTGTTGCATTTAAGGCTTCTCTTTCAACACTTGGCTTTTCCACGGCTCATAGAGAGATTTTCTATAATATGCCTCAATATATAGCCCTCAAAGAAGCAGAAGAAGTTTACACAGTTTCTAGTATTGAATTGGATGAAGGTAAGCTAAAGCAGATTTGTACAGATATGCTTGAATGGGCTGAGCAGCAAAATGTCAATCAAATCATTTATGATTATGCCGCGTTGTCTCCAGATAGTGAACTTGATCTTGTAGCGCGTCACCTTATTGCGCTTGTTTTGATTGGGGATATTGAAAAGCTCAAATATTACAAGGAGAATTTTAGAAAGGGAAATCCTTTAGGTTTTGTGGAAGAAATCTCAAAATATAGAATTGATAATCTCCTCACTCTTGCACGGGGTTATCGGACCGGTTTTCCTAAAAACGCTCCAATTTTAAGTTTGGATCCACAAATAACATCTGTTGCTTCTCAAACAGCAGTTGTTGAAGCGACAGCGGAGGTAGAGGAAACGGATGATAAAGATGCTCCATTGACCATGGAAAGTGCCACAGCACTTTTAAAAAGCCTAGGTTGGTCAACCGAGAAAATCGATGAAGATGACCATATAGCAAGCTATCAATTGGCTGATCGTGAAGTAGACATTCTTTATAACGATGAAATTGTCAAAGATTGTCCACAATTTGATAGCGCCTTTTTGATTAGCACCGGTATCCTTTCTGCTGCTTGCAAATTCATTGATCCTACACATATAGAAGATATCCCGGATATACAGCTTAATTTTGAGGCAAAAGGATTGGAAATCTTTGAACCAGAAGTCACTGCAGATCGTTTAACACAGGCGCTTGATGATGCACTAGAATGGGCAGTAAGCGCTATTGATCTTTCTGAAAGACTTCGCTCTGATTATGGTATAGCGCCTTGGCAACAAGATGCAAAGTCTAAAGCAGATGATACAGATTATGCTTTACTTCACCTTGGAGCCCTTGCTTTATTAGGTGATGCTGAAACTTTGCAGTCTTATCAGCAAAGTTTTGCAGTAGGAGATCATTTAGGCTTTGGCAAAAGCATCCAACAGCTTCATCTTGAACGCGCTATCGCTTTAGCCAAGGAAGTATCAAAGGTAAAGCAAGTGAGCTACACTTTGATTGAACAGATTGCAAAGGATTTTACCAATCACTGA
- a CDS encoding HNH/ENDO VII family nuclease: MFDPYQVVSWRKNGKKVWGTNIERMKTGRAPLDADNIPVELHHMLQTPDGPLAEVTAFHNKHHSAIHINPNTMGSAIDRDAFAL; encoded by the coding sequence TTGTTTGATCCTTATCAAGTTGTTTCTTGGAGAAAAAATGGGAAAAAAGTATGGGGAACAAATATTGAGAGGATGAAAACAGGGAGAGCACCTCTTGACGCTGATAATATTCCCGTTGAATTACACCATATGCTGCAAACACCTGATGGTCCCCTAGCAGAGGTTACTGCGTTTCATAATAAACATCATTCTGCTATTCATATTAATCCTAACACAATGGGATCAGCTATTGATAGGGATGCATTTGCTTTGTGA
- a CDS encoding SMI1/KNR4 family protein, producing the protein MKTHTLADVAVLIDKVNKYDADIITFGSEDDEENETDDLQIEKAEKTLGLQFTSSYKVFLKKYGGGEIGYEEIFSIYGDGGEGIPAGDIVYRNLLDRKDGFATPEQLVVSRTDFGETFYFDYTQFRDGECPLYVMLPSEECEYYASNFYEFLCKRIKEHVGDEILDGDQPIEKPEIPPIPQPIPFYKRFWKKLWGK; encoded by the coding sequence ATGAAAACCCATACCTTAGCTGATGTTGCAGTATTAATTGATAAAGTAAATAAATATGATGCTGATATTATCACTTTTGGTAGTGAAGATGATGAAGAGAATGAAACGGATGATCTACAGATTGAAAAGGCGGAGAAAACTCTCGGCTTACAATTCACATCATCTTACAAAGTTTTTTTAAAAAAATATGGAGGAGGAGAAATTGGTTATGAGGAAATTTTTAGCATTTATGGAGACGGTGGGGAAGGTATTCCTGCTGGTGATATTGTTTACCGGAACTTACTCGATAGAAAAGATGGTTTTGCTACACCAGAACAGCTTGTCGTTAGCAGAACAGATTTTGGTGAAACTTTTTACTTTGATTATACGCAGTTTCGGGATGGTGAATGCCCACTTTATGTCATGCTTCCATCTGAAGAGTGCGAATATTACGCGAGTAATTTTTATGAATTCCTTTGCAAAAGAATTAAAGAGCACGTGGGAGATGAGATACTTGATGGTGATCAACCAATTGAAAAACCTGAGATCCCTCCCATTCCACAACCTATCCCTTTTTACAAGCGTTTTTGGAAAAAATTATGGGGGAAATGA
- a CDS encoding DEAD/DEAH box helicase yields the protein MLQSVKSDNKKVTLRSLLEFYREKAKSPRELGTLFENLVKDYFSEDPLQKQEYEKVQTYLEWAEEHDEDGRDIGIDLVATIRDQGGYAAIQCKCYDASHIIKKEDIDSFIAASGKKIFTRRILVDSTESNWSDNANNTCDGQEVRIQQINLFDLENSQIDWGAYKERGQAVLKEQPKKKLLDHQTEALERVCEGLQEADRGKLIMACGTGKTFTSLKIAEQIAGKGKRVLFLVPSLALMSQTIREWTIDTEVPLRSFAVCSDTQVGKRRKSKHDDESGLDASDLVLPATTNSQELARKANKISLDVMTVIFSTYHSIQVISDAQKEYDLPEFDLIICDEAHRTTGIVLGTDKHESEFIKVHDNSIILGKKRLYMTATPKIFADSAKKQAHEMNGILASMDDEALYGKELYTYTFSKAVNNELLVPYKIIVLGVNEEEVSESIQHLMTDENYELTLDDKTKIIGCYQALSKIDLKVDLSDDPNPMRRALAFCRDIKTSERICDTFNSKGMQEELLDLHKLYKETPPLQCTFAHIDGTQSAKKRNEALDWLKEDAGENTCRVLTNVRCLSEGVDVPALDAIMFLHPRKSQVDVIQAVGRIMRRSKGKKRGYIILPVGVPAGISAEEALKYNKRYSVVWQVINALLSHDENFEVTLNQMILGQDVSHTLEIAALKSMTTVEDKLHVYEKPESAGLDIGKAAYEPQKYIHSVTGRLPFYKEFPNALKTLLAKKFTLADYWGIWAGNVAEIAQNHINRLKDILSDKTSEAYHAFESFHKELKNNLNSEIKQEEALEMLAQHLVTRPVFEALFDGNEFVQNNSISQAMEKILAELDKTNIKQVSKELQEFYDSVKFRASGITSPQARQNLIIKLYEDFFAKAFKKTTDRLGIVYTPIEVVDFIIHSVDDVLRNEFGKSLGSRGVSILDPFTGTGTFITRLLQSNLIKPEDMEYKFRYDIHANEIVLLAYYIAAINIEATYHSLMKGEYIPFKHIGLTDTFRMLEEKSLLQELFKENSEYLEHQKKLDIKVIFGNPPYSTKQKNENDNAKNTPYPILDKRISKTYAAHSKATNMQALYDSYIRAIRWASDRINNAGVIGFVTNAGFITGHSMDSLRKCLVEEFSSLYIFHLRGNQRTSGELSRKEGGKIFGSGSRAPIAISILVKNPESQQCGKIYFRDIGDYLTRKEKLTIIESLGSIDGITRSKQGWKIIKPDRHNDWLGQRNESFETFLAIGVKKGHGKKLFESFSRGIMTSRDAWVYNSSREALAKNMNNMIAFYNSEVERFNDAYSYADQKLRVNSAHDFVNSDEKKISWSHNLKRDLVKEKTFNFERHCLMQSLYRPFTKQWLYYNQALNDGVYQMPRIFPIGRTVENRVIQITGIGAKKDFSALMTKTVPDLNVIDGGSQCFPRYIYEDTTVLKSKSGKQSHLFANATEQNKTTGLQRRDAITDEGLAHFKAAYPNETIIKDDLFYYVYGLLYSEDYRTRYADNLSKELPRIPCVKTAEDFWKFVTAGRELGHLHVNYEDVEPYPVSFKKSNPKQTDISNPEKFYYVTEMKFAKIKNSKEKDKTTVIYNSNITMTDIPKEAYEYIVNGKPALEWVMERQCVKTNKKSGIVNDANRYAVETVGNPAYPLELFQRVITVSLETMKIVKNLPKLEIRETE from the coding sequence ATGCTTCAATCTGTTAAGTCTGATAACAAAAAAGTCACTTTACGCTCTCTCTTAGAATTCTACCGTGAAAAGGCTAAATCACCCCGTGAATTGGGAACGCTGTTTGAAAATCTTGTGAAGGATTATTTCTCTGAAGACCCCTTACAAAAGCAGGAATACGAAAAGGTTCAGACTTATTTGGAATGGGCTGAGGAACATGATGAAGATGGGCGTGATATCGGTATTGATCTGGTCGCTACAATCCGTGATCAAGGAGGATATGCGGCTATTCAATGTAAATGCTATGATGCTTCTCACATCATTAAAAAAGAAGATATTGATAGCTTTATCGCTGCCTCTGGGAAGAAAATATTCACCCGTCGCATACTGGTTGATAGCACCGAAAGCAATTGGAGTGATAATGCGAACAATACGTGTGATGGTCAAGAGGTTCGTATTCAACAGATTAATCTGTTTGATTTAGAAAACAGTCAAATCGATTGGGGAGCTTATAAAGAACGAGGACAAGCCGTCCTTAAAGAACAACCGAAAAAAAAGCTTTTAGATCATCAGACAGAAGCACTTGAGAGAGTTTGTGAAGGTTTGCAAGAAGCAGACCGTGGCAAGCTGATTATGGCGTGTGGGACGGGAAAAACTTTCACCAGTCTTAAGATAGCAGAACAAATAGCTGGAAAAGGCAAGCGTGTGTTGTTTCTGGTACCCTCCCTTGCTTTGATGTCACAAACAATCCGTGAATGGACCATTGATACAGAAGTTCCCTTACGTTCCTTTGCCGTGTGTTCAGATACACAAGTGGGCAAGCGTCGTAAAAGTAAACATGATGATGAATCTGGTCTCGATGCTTCTGATCTGGTTTTACCGGCTACAACGAATTCACAAGAACTTGCGCGTAAAGCTAATAAGATCTCTCTTGATGTGATGACCGTGATCTTTTCGACCTATCATTCCATTCAAGTGATTTCCGATGCGCAAAAGGAATATGATTTACCCGAATTTGATCTGATCATTTGTGATGAAGCCCATAGAACAACTGGGATTGTTTTAGGAACAGATAAGCATGAATCTGAATTTATCAAGGTTCACGACAACAGCATCATTTTGGGTAAAAAACGTCTGTATATGACAGCAACCCCGAAGATCTTTGCTGATAGTGCCAAAAAGCAAGCTCATGAGATGAATGGCATTTTAGCCTCTATGGATGATGAAGCACTCTATGGAAAAGAGCTTTATACCTACACATTCTCTAAAGCCGTGAATAATGAACTCTTAGTTCCTTATAAGATTATTGTCTTAGGTGTTAATGAAGAGGAAGTGAGTGAATCCATTCAACATCTGATGACCGATGAGAATTATGAACTTACCCTTGATGATAAAACCAAGATCATAGGCTGTTATCAAGCTCTTAGTAAAATAGATCTGAAGGTTGATTTGAGTGATGACCCTAACCCTATGCGGCGGGCTTTGGCTTTTTGTAGAGATATTAAGACCTCTGAACGTATCTGTGACACATTCAATTCTAAAGGCATGCAGGAAGAATTATTAGATCTTCATAAGCTCTATAAAGAGACGCCGCCTCTTCAGTGTACCTTTGCGCATATTGATGGAACACAAAGTGCCAAGAAGCGCAATGAAGCTCTTGACTGGTTAAAGGAAGATGCGGGGGAAAATACGTGTCGTGTGCTCACCAATGTACGCTGTCTTTCTGAAGGTGTTGATGTTCCTGCTCTTGATGCGATCATGTTCTTACACCCGCGTAAAAGCCAAGTGGATGTGATACAAGCGGTGGGGCGTATTATGCGCCGTTCCAAGGGTAAGAAAAGAGGCTATATCATTTTACCCGTTGGGGTACCAGCAGGGATTTCTGCTGAAGAGGCTTTAAAATACAACAAGAGATACAGTGTTGTATGGCAAGTGATCAATGCTTTGCTTTCCCATGATGAGAACTTTGAAGTAACCCTTAACCAGATGATTTTAGGTCAAGACGTTAGTCATACTTTAGAGATTGCTGCCTTAAAGAGTATGACGACGGTTGAAGATAAACTGCATGTTTATGAGAAACCAGAAAGCGCGGGGCTTGATATTGGAAAAGCAGCCTATGAACCACAAAAATACATTCATAGTGTTACAGGAAGATTACCCTTTTATAAAGAGTTTCCCAATGCCCTTAAAACCCTTTTGGCTAAGAAATTTACCCTTGCGGATTATTGGGGCATATGGGCTGGTAATGTTGCTGAGATTGCACAAAACCATATCAATCGTCTTAAAGATATACTTTCTGATAAAACCAGTGAAGCCTATCATGCTTTTGAGAGCTTTCACAAAGAACTAAAGAACAACTTAAACAGTGAAATCAAACAAGAGGAAGCGCTTGAGATGTTAGCACAGCATCTTGTGACGCGTCCCGTGTTTGAAGCTTTGTTTGACGGCAATGAATTTGTCCAGAACAATAGCATCTCGCAAGCTATGGAAAAGATCTTAGCTGAACTAGACAAAACCAATATCAAGCAAGTATCGAAAGAGTTACAAGAGTTTTATGATAGTGTAAAATTCCGTGCCTCTGGCATTACCTCCCCCCAAGCAAGACAGAACCTTATTATCAAGCTATATGAAGATTTTTTTGCCAAGGCATTTAAGAAAACCACCGATAGGCTTGGAATTGTTTATACCCCCATTGAGGTTGTAGATTTTATTATTCATTCTGTTGATGATGTCTTGCGCAATGAATTTGGAAAAAGCCTAGGATCACGTGGTGTTTCTATTCTTGACCCTTTTACAGGGACTGGTACCTTTATCACACGGCTTTTACAATCAAATCTTATAAAACCAGAGGATATGGAATATAAATTCCGTTATGATATCCATGCCAATGAGATTGTCTTGCTTGCTTATTACATAGCAGCCATTAACATTGAAGCGACCTATCATAGTCTTATGAAAGGAGAGTATATTCCCTTTAAGCATATTGGTTTGACTGATACGTTTCGGATGCTTGAAGAGAAAAGCCTGCTACAAGAATTATTCAAAGAAAACAGTGAATATCTAGAACATCAAAAAAAACTAGATATCAAAGTTATCTTTGGTAATCCTCCTTATTCAACAAAGCAAAAAAATGAAAATGATAATGCAAAAAATACACCTTATCCGATTTTAGATAAACGTATTAGTAAAACTTATGCTGCTCATTCAAAAGCAACCAATATGCAAGCACTTTATGATAGTTATATTCGTGCCATTCGCTGGGCTAGTGACCGTATTAATAATGCTGGGGTAATCGGCTTTGTTACAAATGCTGGTTTTATTACTGGACATTCTATGGACAGTTTACGAAAATGCCTCGTTGAAGAATTTAGCAGCCTTTATATTTTCCATTTACGGGGTAATCAACGAACCTCTGGAGAACTATCTCGAAAAGAAGGTGGTAAGATTTTTGGTTCTGGTTCTCGAGCCCCTATAGCTATCTCTATTCTTGTTAAAAATCCAGAATCTCAACAGTGTGGGAAAATATATTTTCGGGATATTGGAGATTATCTCACGAGAAAAGAAAAGCTTACGATAATAGAGTCGCTTGGAAGCATTGATGGCATTACACGGAGCAAACAAGGTTGGAAAATAATAAAACCGGATAGGCATAATGATTGGCTTGGTCAACGTAATGAGAGTTTTGAAACATTCCTAGCAATAGGTGTTAAGAAAGGTCATGGTAAAAAGCTTTTTGAAAGTTTTTCTCGTGGTATTATGACAAGCCGTGATGCGTGGGTTTATAACTCAAGCCGTGAAGCTTTAGCAAAAAACATGAATAATATGATTGCTTTCTATAATAGTGAAGTAGAACGTTTTAATGATGCTTATTCATATGCTGATCAGAAGTTGCGTGTAAACTCTGCACATGATTTTGTTAATTCAGATGAAAAAAAGATAAGTTGGAGTCATAATCTCAAACGAGATTTGGTAAAAGAAAAGACTTTTAACTTTGAAAGACATTGCCTTATGCAAAGTCTTTATCGCCCTTTTACAAAGCAATGGCTTTATTATAATCAAGCTCTTAATGATGGCGTTTACCAAATGCCGCGCATATTTCCGATAGGACGAACGGTTGAAAATAGAGTGATACAAATTACAGGTATAGGAGCAAAAAAAGACTTTTCTGCTCTTATGACTAAGACAGTGCCTGATCTTAATGTGATAGATGGTGGTAGTCAATGCTTTCCAAGATATATCTATGAAGATACTACGGTATTAAAAAGTAAAAGTGGGAAACAATCCCATTTATTTGCAAATGCTACAGAACAAAACAAAACAACTGGTTTACAGAGGCGTGATGCCATTACGGATGAAGGATTAGCACATTTTAAAGCGGCTTATCCTAATGAAACCATAATAAAAGATGATTTATTCTATTATGTTTACGGTCTTTTATACTCAGAAGATTACCGTACTCGCTATGCTGATAACCTCTCTAAAGAATTGCCTCGCATTCCTTGTGTAAAAACTGCTGAAGATTTTTGGAAATTTGTTACAGCAGGGCGTGAACTGGGTCATTTGCACGTAAATTATGAAGATGTGGAACCTTATCCAGTCTCATTTAAAAAAAGCAATCCAAAACAGACTGATATCTCTAATCCAGAAAAATTTTACTACGTTACAGAGATGAAATTCGCAAAAATTAAGAATAGTAAGGAAAAGGATAAAACCACTGTTATTTACAACAGCAATATCACAATGACGGATATACCCAAGGAAGCTTATGAGTATATTGTGAATGGCAAGCCTGCTCTTGAATGGGTTATGGAACGTCAATGCGTTAAGACTAATAAAAAGAGTGGTATTGTTAATGATGCCAATCGCTATGCTGTTGAAACCGTTGGAAACCCTGCTTATCCATTAGAATTGTTTCAAAGGGTTATTACCGTAAGTTTAGAAACAATGAAAATTGTTAAAAACCTACCAAAATTAGAAATTAGAGAAACTGAATAG